In Flavobacterium sp. WV_118_3, one DNA window encodes the following:
- a CDS encoding T9SS type A sorting domain-containing protein — protein MTNRALLQGRISALLLPCLFPMVSQAQDILWEKSYGGKHAEFLADALPTPDYGFLLAGSSLSDKNGNKEMVSSGNFDYWLWKMDEHGSAEWQKSYGGSGMDFLQSVQLTTDGGFILAGISDSPKSAGKKDDSKGHDDFWIVKLDAKGAEQWQRTIGGNGQEQLACIRRTKDGGYIVGGSSASGKSGDKTQANFGNLDYWVIKLASEGKIEWQQTYGGKNLDQLKTIEQTPDGGYIIGGYSNSPASGNKLNDNMGAGDYWILKTDKQGGIEWQRTLGGDGDDNLTALIQCKTGGYLLGGSSNSNPSNDKSKANGKGTDFWVVRLDTDGQTIWQETYNYGKTDLLTSIIENDDHTFLIGGYAHTEVGEGKKDKKDINDYIAVKINDKGEEVWSKTVGSDGEDILGRLIETRDGGYLLAGTSKGKPSRDKNGGNGGSDFWVVKLKDRYKKELDKPAIEALPNPAQQFTNIIVGYDFQTGTASVFDLSGRQLQQFSIDSRTVPVDLSQYPEGIYIVEIRTNVQHNSVKVIKGIQPK, from the coding sequence ATGACGAATCGTGCCTTACTACAAGGCAGGATTTCGGCACTACTATTGCCATGTCTTTTTCCGATGGTATCTCAGGCGCAGGATATCTTATGGGAAAAATCCTATGGCGGTAAACATGCCGAATTCTTAGCAGATGCGCTGCCCACACCCGACTATGGGTTTCTTTTAGCAGGCAGTTCGCTATCCGACAAAAACGGAAACAAAGAAATGGTATCAAGCGGTAATTTCGATTACTGGCTTTGGAAAATGGACGAACACGGATCGGCCGAATGGCAAAAAAGCTATGGTGGATCCGGTATGGATTTTCTACAAAGTGTACAATTAACAACCGACGGCGGTTTTATTCTGGCTGGTATTTCGGATTCCCCGAAAAGTGCCGGAAAAAAAGACGACTCCAAAGGTCATGACGACTTCTGGATTGTAAAACTCGATGCCAAAGGTGCCGAACAATGGCAGCGTACTATTGGCGGAAACGGTCAGGAGCAACTGGCTTGTATCCGTCGTACCAAAGATGGCGGTTATATTGTAGGCGGTTCGTCTGCATCGGGAAAATCGGGTGACAAAACGCAAGCGAATTTTGGCAACCTGGATTATTGGGTGATTAAACTCGCTTCCGAAGGCAAAATCGAATGGCAACAAACCTATGGAGGTAAAAACCTGGATCAGTTAAAAACGATCGAGCAAACCCCGGATGGCGGCTATATCATTGGTGGCTATTCGAATTCACCGGCTTCAGGAAACAAACTCAACGACAACATGGGCGCGGGGGATTACTGGATTCTTAAAACCGACAAACAGGGCGGCATCGAATGGCAGCGTACCTTAGGCGGTGATGGTGATGATAACCTGACGGCACTGATCCAATGCAAAACCGGTGGCTATTTATTGGGCGGAAGTTCCAATTCAAATCCATCGAACGATAAAAGTAAGGCCAACGGTAAAGGAACCGACTTTTGGGTGGTACGATTGGACACCGACGGACAAACCATCTGGCAGGAAACCTATAATTATGGTAAAACCGACCTGTTAACTTCGATTATTGAGAATGACGATCATACTTTTCTGATCGGCGGATACGCACATACCGAAGTAGGCGAAGGCAAAAAAGATAAAAAAGACATCAACGACTATATCGCGGTAAAAATCAACGATAAAGGCGAAGAAGTATGGAGTAAAACCGTAGGAAGTGATGGTGAAGACATCTTAGGCCGCTTGATCGAAACCCGCGATGGCGGCTACCTTTTAGCCGGAACGTCGAAAGGGAAACCTTCACGCGATAAAAACGGCGGAAATGGTGGTAGCGATTTTTGGGTGGTAAAGCTTAAAGACCGTTATAAAAAAGAACTGGACAAACCGGCCATCGAAGCTCTTCCAAACCCGGCACAACAATTCACGAACATCATTGTGGGTTACGACTTCCAAACGGGAACGGCCTCCGTCTTTGACCTTTCCGGCCGACAACTGCAACAGTTTTCTATTGACAGTCGCACCGTACCGGTAGATTTAAGTCAGTACCCGGAAGGCATCTATATCGTAGAGATTCGCACCAACGTACAACACAACTCGGTAAAAGTCATCAAGGGTATCCAACCTAAATAA